In one Haemophilus parainfluenzae genomic region, the following are encoded:
- the purD gene encoding phosphoribosylamine--glycine ligase, giving the protein MNILIIGNGGREHALAWKAAQSPLADKVFVAPGNAGTALEHKVENVNISATDIPALVKFAQDKRIGLTIVGPEAPLVIGVVDAFREAGLKIFGPTQAAAQLEGSKAFTKDFLARHKIPTAEYQNFTEVEPALAYLREKGAPIVVKADGLAAGKGVIVAMTLQEAEDAVRDMLSGNAFGEAGSRVVIEEFLDGEEASFIVMVDGKNVEPMATSQDHKRVGENDTGLNTGGMGAYSPAPVVTPEIHDRIMREVIYPTVNGMAAEGNVYTGFLYAGLMIMPNGQPKVIEFNCRFGDPETQPIMLRLESDLVELCLKACEGKLNEVKSQWNPKASLGIVLAAEGYPGDYRKGDVISGLPQSAVENEKVFLAGVAEKEGKLVTNGGRVLCVTALGESVFEAQQKALKLAEQIQWTGRFYRRDIGHRAVAREQ; this is encoded by the coding sequence ATGAACATCCTCATCATCGGAAATGGCGGTCGTGAACACGCCTTGGCTTGGAAAGCTGCACAATCTCCATTAGCGGACAAAGTTTTTGTCGCACCGGGCAATGCGGGTACAGCATTGGAACACAAAGTAGAAAACGTAAATATTTCTGCGACAGATATCCCTGCCTTAGTGAAATTTGCTCAAGATAAACGAATTGGATTAACCATTGTTGGCCCTGAAGCTCCATTAGTGATTGGTGTGGTTGATGCATTTCGTGAGGCGGGATTGAAAATTTTTGGTCCAACTCAAGCGGCTGCACAATTGGAAGGTTCAAAAGCATTCACCAAAGATTTCCTCGCGCGCCACAAAATTCCAACGGCAGAATATCAAAACTTTACTGAAGTAGAGCCTGCATTGGCGTACTTGCGTGAAAAAGGTGCACCAATTGTCGTAAAAGCAGATGGTTTGGCGGCGGGCAAAGGCGTAATCGTTGCAATGACATTGCAAGAAGCGGAAGACGCTGTGCGTGATATGCTTTCTGGCAATGCCTTTGGTGAAGCGGGTAGCCGAGTGGTGATTGAAGAGTTTTTAGATGGCGAAGAAGCCAGCTTTATCGTCATGGTGGACGGTAAAAACGTCGAGCCTATGGCAACCAGTCAAGATCATAAACGCGTGGGCGAAAATGATACAGGTTTGAATACTGGTGGCATGGGGGCGTATTCGCCTGCACCTGTGGTGACACCTGAAATTCATGATCGCATTATGCGTGAAGTGATTTATCCAACGGTTAATGGCATGGCGGCAGAAGGCAATGTTTACACCGGTTTCTTGTATGCAGGATTAATGATCATGCCAAATGGTCAGCCGAAAGTAATTGAATTTAACTGCCGTTTTGGCGATCCAGAGACACAGCCTATTATGCTACGCCTCGAATCAGATCTCGTTGAGCTTTGTCTTAAAGCTTGCGAGGGAAAATTGAATGAAGTGAAATCCCAATGGAATCCAAAAGCGTCCTTAGGTATTGTGTTAGCCGCGGAAGGCTATCCAGGCGATTATCGTAAAGGCGATGTGATTAGCGGTTTACCACAAAGTGCGGTCGAAAATGAGAAAGTTTTCTTAGCGGGCGTCGCAGAAAAAGAAGGCAAATTAGTTACGAATGGCGGTCGCGTACTTTGTGTTACTGCATTAGGCGAAAGCGTATTTGAAGCGCAACAAAAAGCCTTAAAACTCGCTGAGCAAATTCAATGGACTGGACGTTTTTATCGTCGAGACATTGGTCATCGTGCCGTCGCTCGTGAACAATAA
- the purH gene encoding bifunctional phosphoribosylaminoimidazolecarboxamide formyltransferase/IMP cyclohydrolase: MTDRPIRQALLSVSDKTGIVEFAQGLVQRGVKLLSTGGTAKLLEQHGLPVTEVSDYTGFPEMMDGRVKTLHPKVHGGILGRRGTDDAIMQQHGIEGIDMVVVNLYPFAATVAKPNCTLEDAVENIDIGGPTMVRSAAKNHKDVAIVVNNHDFNNILAEMDKHHNSLTLETRFDLAIKAFEHTAQYDSMIANYFGQMVKPYHVAEEEDANAKCGQFPRTLNLNFVRKQTMRYGENSHQNAAFYVDLNVKEASVATAHQLQGKALSYNNIADTDAALECVKEFDEPACVIVKHANPCGVALGKDILDAYNRAYQTDPTSAFGGIIAFNRELDEKTANEIVERQFVEVIIAPKVSAEAQEVVKRKKNVRLLECGEWISRSERLDFKRVNGGLLVQDADLGMVGVDDLKVVSKRQPTEQELKDLLFCWKVAKFVKSNAIVYAKDNQTIGIGAGQMSRVYSAKIAGIKAQDEGLTVAGCVMASDAFFPFRDGIDAAAKVGIQCVIHPGGSMRDQEVIDAADEHNMVMVLTGMRHFRH; this comes from the coding sequence ATGACAGATCGTCCAATTCGTCAGGCTTTACTGAGTGTTTCTGATAAAACCGGTATCGTAGAATTTGCTCAAGGCTTAGTACAGCGTGGTGTAAAACTACTTTCCACTGGCGGTACCGCAAAATTATTGGAGCAACATGGTTTACCGGTGACAGAAGTGTCTGATTATACGGGATTCCCTGAAATGATGGACGGTCGAGTGAAAACCTTACATCCAAAAGTACATGGCGGTATTCTTGGTCGTCGTGGTACAGATGACGCTATTATGCAGCAACATGGCATTGAAGGCATTGATATGGTCGTTGTGAATTTATATCCATTTGCCGCAACAGTAGCGAAGCCAAATTGTACGTTAGAAGACGCGGTAGAAAATATCGATATCGGCGGACCAACCATGGTGCGTTCTGCAGCGAAAAACCACAAAGATGTGGCGATCGTGGTGAATAATCATGATTTTAACAACATTCTTGCTGAAATGGATAAACACCACAACAGCCTAACACTTGAAACTCGTTTTGACCTTGCGATTAAAGCATTTGAACATACCGCTCAATATGATTCTATGATTGCCAACTATTTTGGACAAATGGTGAAACCGTATCATGTGGCAGAGGAAGAAGACGCGAATGCGAAGTGCGGTCAATTCCCACGTACTTTAAACCTTAACTTCGTGCGTAAACAAACCATGCGTTACGGCGAAAACTCTCATCAAAATGCGGCTTTCTATGTTGATTTAAATGTGAAAGAAGCAAGTGTAGCTACAGCCCACCAACTACAAGGTAAAGCCTTGTCTTACAATAATATTGCTGACACTGATGCCGCACTTGAATGCGTGAAAGAATTTGATGAGCCGGCTTGCGTGATCGTTAAACACGCTAATCCATGTGGTGTAGCTTTAGGTAAAGATATTTTAGACGCCTACAACCGCGCTTACCAAACCGATCCAACTTCTGCATTTGGTGGCATTATTGCTTTCAACCGTGAATTAGACGAAAAAACTGCGAATGAAATCGTGGAGCGCCAATTCGTTGAAGTGATTATTGCACCGAAAGTATCAGCTGAAGCGCAAGAAGTCGTGAAACGTAAGAAAAATGTTCGTTTACTTGAATGTGGTGAATGGATCTCTCGTTCTGAACGTTTGGATTTTAAACGTGTAAACGGCGGTTTATTAGTACAAGATGCGGATTTAGGCATGGTTGGCGTGGATGATTTAAAAGTGGTAAGTAAACGTCAACCAACTGAACAAGAACTAAAAGACTTATTGTTCTGCTGGAAAGTGGCAAAATTTGTGAAATCGAATGCCATTGTTTACGCCAAAGATAATCAAACTATCGGCATTGGTGCAGGCCAAATGAGCCGCGTATATTCTGCGAAGATTGCAGGGATTAAGGCACAGGATGAAGGTTTAACCGTAGCCGGTTGTGTGATGGCATCTGATGCATTCTTCCCATTCCGTGACGGTATTGATGCGGCGGCGAAAGTAGGGATTCAATGTGTTATCCATCCAGGTGGTTCAATGCGCGATCAAGAAGTCATCGATGCAGCGGATGAACATAATATGGTGATGGTATTAACTGGAATGAGACATTTTAGACATTAA
- a CDS encoding DoxX family protein, producing the protein MKNLEKYSPYVLALLRIVAAYMFILHGTAKFWEFPISMTGGNGAVGDPLMIVGGVIEIVGSILLILGLFVRPAAFILSGQMAYAYFFMHAAGKGNLFFPIANGGELALLYSLVFFYFVFAGAGAFALDNRKR; encoded by the coding sequence ATGAAAAACTTAGAAAAATACTCTCCGTATGTTTTAGCTTTATTACGTATCGTCGCCGCGTATATGTTTATCTTACACGGCACAGCGAAATTCTGGGAATTCCCAATTTCGATGACGGGCGGTAATGGCGCAGTGGGCGATCCACTGATGATCGTCGGTGGGGTAATTGAGATTGTCGGTTCAATCCTATTAATTTTAGGTTTATTTGTTCGCCCTGCGGCATTTATCCTTTCTGGTCAAATGGCTTATGCGTATTTCTTTATGCACGCTGCAGGTAAAGGGAATTTATTCTTCCCAATCGCGAACGGTGGTGAACTCGCTTTACTTTATTCTTTAGTGTTCTTCTATTTTGTGTTTGCGGGTGCTGGCGCATTTGCTCTAGATAACCGCAAACGTTAA